A genomic window from Rhodococcus sp. KBS0724 includes:
- a CDS encoding MFS transporter — MNLNARTASERRNGMRLFLIRDYRLLFSAQIIALFGTGLATVALGLLAYELAGPAAGAVLATALTIKMSLYVLIAPLAAAYVDRLPRRAFLVALDVIRAAVVIALPFVSEVWHIYVLVGVLQAASAAFTPTFQAVIPDIVTDEADFTRALSASQVAYTMESLLSPVLAAVALSFMTFDVLFVATSAGFALSALLVLATRIPNARPSTHRKAWDRIASGVRTFVVTPRLRGIMALNLVVAAAGSIVVVNTVNYVRDWLGGTQSDVAWMLAASGTGTLVTALLLPRILDRTAERTVMTAGSVVLVFGVSAAASLAVAGVLAWTLTAAVWALIGAGMAMIVTPTGKVLRRSVDPAGIPEVFAAQFSLSHLAWLVTYPIAGWVGTSAGFALTWSILAVLATAGAVAGWALWPRETAARMPALSTARATYEATRDAGTLAATQCACARPV; from the coding sequence ATGAACCTGAACGCCAGAACCGCGTCGGAACGACGCAATGGCATGCGTCTGTTCTTGATTCGCGACTACCGCCTTCTGTTCAGCGCCCAGATCATCGCACTGTTCGGCACCGGATTGGCGACGGTTGCACTCGGCCTGCTCGCCTACGAACTGGCCGGACCAGCGGCAGGCGCCGTGCTCGCGACAGCGTTGACGATCAAGATGTCTCTGTACGTCCTGATAGCGCCACTCGCGGCAGCTTACGTAGATCGATTGCCGAGACGGGCTTTCCTCGTCGCACTCGACGTCATTCGCGCAGCGGTAGTGATCGCCTTGCCCTTTGTCAGCGAGGTCTGGCATATCTATGTGCTGGTTGGCGTTCTCCAAGCTGCGTCGGCAGCGTTCACGCCCACGTTCCAGGCGGTCATCCCGGACATCGTGACCGACGAGGCCGATTTCACCCGCGCACTGTCGGCGTCGCAGGTCGCCTACACGATGGAAAGCCTGCTCAGCCCTGTTCTTGCGGCCGTCGCACTGTCCTTCATGACGTTCGACGTGCTATTTGTTGCCACCTCTGCGGGCTTCGCTCTGTCCGCGCTGCTCGTACTCGCTACCCGAATCCCCAACGCTCGTCCCAGCACCCACAGGAAGGCGTGGGACCGGATCGCGTCAGGAGTGCGGACCTTCGTGGTCACGCCCCGACTGCGCGGCATCATGGCGCTCAACCTGGTGGTGGCGGCAGCGGGTTCGATCGTCGTGGTCAATACCGTCAACTACGTCCGGGACTGGCTCGGCGGAACCCAATCCGACGTGGCCTGGATGCTTGCCGCGTCGGGCACCGGCACATTGGTGACCGCACTGCTTCTGCCACGCATTCTCGACCGAACCGCCGAACGCACCGTGATGACAGCAGGTTCCGTCGTCCTGGTTTTCGGTGTGAGCGCGGCAGCATCCCTCGCTGTGGCCGGCGTGCTCGCATGGACACTCACTGCTGCAGTGTGGGCACTCATCGGCGCCGGGATGGCCATGATCGTCACACCGACCGGAAAGGTGCTTCGGCGGTCTGTCGACCCTGCAGGTATCCCGGAAGTGTTCGCAGCCCAGTTCTCCCTGTCGCATCTCGCCTGGCTTGTCACCTATCCGATCGCCGGATGGGTTGGCACGAGTGCAGGATTCGCACTTACCTGGAGCATCCTCGCAGTCCTTGCAACAGCAGGAGCCGTTGCAGGATGGGCACTTTGGCCTCGCGAGACCGCCGCCCGAATGCCCGCACTGTCAACGGCCCGCGCAACCTACGAAGCCACGCGAGACGCAGGCACCCTGGCAGCTACCCAGTGCGCCTGCGCTCGCCCAGTCTGA